One genomic segment of Chitinophaga sancti includes these proteins:
- a CDS encoding pyruvate dehydrogenase complex E1 component subunit beta, with protein MRQIAFRQALREALQEEMRRDERVFLMGEEVAEYNGAYKVSQGMLDEFGEKRVIDTPIAELGFTAIGVGAAQNGLRPVLEFMTWNFAVLALDQILNTASKMLAMSGGQVGCPIVFRGPNGSAGQLGAQHSTAFESYYANIPGLKVVSVSNPYDAKGLLKAAIRDNDPVVFMESEQMYGDMGEVPEEEYIIPIGKADIKRAGRDVTIVSFNKMMKVALGAAEELAKEGIEAEVIDLRTIRPLDWFTILESVKKTNRLVIVEEQWPFSSISSEISYRIQKEGFDYLDAPIRRITAVDAPMHYAPNLVKLYLPDIERTVKLVKEVMYMKK; from the coding sequence ATGCGTCAGATAGCTTTCAGACAAGCCTTACGAGAAGCCTTACAGGAAGAAATGCGCCGTGACGAGCGGGTTTTCCTGATGGGAGAGGAAGTAGCCGAATATAACGGAGCCTACAAAGTTAGCCAGGGAATGCTGGATGAATTTGGGGAAAAAAGAGTGATTGATACCCCTATCGCCGAGCTGGGTTTCACAGCAATCGGTGTAGGTGCTGCTCAGAACGGACTTCGTCCTGTTCTGGAATTCATGACCTGGAACTTCGCCGTACTGGCCCTGGACCAGATCCTGAATACTGCTTCTAAAATGCTCGCTATGAGTGGTGGACAGGTAGGTTGCCCGATCGTATTCCGTGGCCCTAACGGTTCCGCTGGTCAGCTGGGTGCTCAGCACTCCACTGCTTTTGAAAGTTACTATGCAAATATCCCAGGTTTAAAGGTGGTATCTGTTTCCAACCCATACGATGCTAAAGGTCTGCTGAAAGCGGCTATCCGTGACAACGACCCGGTTGTGTTCATGGAAAGTGAGCAGATGTACGGTGATATGGGTGAAGTGCCTGAAGAAGAATACATCATCCCAATCGGTAAAGCTGATATCAAACGCGCTGGTAGAGACGTTACCATCGTTTCTTTCAATAAAATGATGAAAGTTGCACTGGGTGCAGCTGAAGAACTGGCTAAAGAAGGTATTGAGGCTGAAGTGATCGACCTCCGCACCATCCGTCCGCTGGACTGGTTCACCATCCTGGAGTCTGTTAAAAAGACCAACCGCCTGGTGATCGTTGAAGAACAGTGGCCATTCTCCAGCATTTCTTCTGAGATCTCTTACAGAATTCAGAAAGAAGGCTTTGATTACCTGGATGCACCTATCCGTCGTATCACTGCTGTCGATGCTCCAATGCACTACGCACCAAACCTGGTGAAACTGTATCTGCCGGATATCGAAAGAACAGTGAAACTGGTGAAGGAAGTAATGTACATGAAGAAGTAA
- the lepB gene encoding signal peptidase I, whose amino-acid sequence MNLAFWKKNNEGQPKKKKSAIREWFDAAIFAIIAATLIRTFIFEAYTIPTPSMEKTLLVNDFLFVSKISYGPRIPMTPLAVPFTHHTLPFTKYSKAYSEAVHWKYRRLPGFSDVKRYDVVVFNFPEGDTVALENQDQSYYQMVRAYGRETVWEQNHVISRPVDKRENYIKRCMAVAGDTLTIKDGVVFINGQQAPIPPESERRYWVTTTGDALNPSRLDEMDIDAGTDGPYDSAKYRYNLTPAAAATLKSWPVVTNLVPFVNPNPEEVAVFPHDTAHYHWTEHNFGPLYIPKKGATVKIDATTIAFYDRIISVYEGNKLENRNGQIFINDQPATSYTFKMNYYWMMGDNRDNSLDSRYWGFVPEDHVVGKAWLIWMSYGKGSIRWSRLFRTIK is encoded by the coding sequence ATGAACCTGGCTTTTTGGAAGAAGAATAACGAGGGTCAGCCAAAGAAGAAAAAATCTGCAATAAGAGAGTGGTTTGATGCAGCCATATTCGCTATCATCGCTGCTACCCTGATCCGCACTTTTATTTTTGAGGCATATACCATTCCTACCCCGTCTATGGAAAAAACTTTGCTTGTGAACGACTTCCTGTTTGTAAGCAAAATCAGTTACGGTCCACGTATCCCAATGACGCCGCTGGCAGTACCATTTACCCATCACACCCTGCCGTTTACAAAGTATTCCAAAGCCTATTCTGAAGCAGTACACTGGAAATACAGACGTTTACCTGGATTCTCTGATGTAAAACGCTATGATGTAGTGGTGTTCAACTTCCCTGAAGGAGATACTGTGGCCCTGGAAAATCAGGACCAGAGCTACTACCAGATGGTGCGTGCTTATGGCCGCGAAACAGTGTGGGAGCAGAATCACGTGATTTCCCGCCCTGTAGATAAAAGAGAGAACTATATTAAGAGATGTATGGCTGTTGCAGGCGATACCCTCACTATAAAAGACGGAGTTGTATTCATCAACGGGCAGCAGGCGCCTATTCCACCAGAAAGTGAGCGCCGTTACTGGGTAACCACTACTGGTGATGCCCTGAACCCTTCCCGCCTGGATGAAATGGATATCGACGCAGGTACAGATGGTCCTTACGATTCTGCTAAGTACAGGTACAACCTGACGCCAGCAGCAGCAGCGACCCTGAAGTCCTGGCCGGTAGTAACGAACCTCGTACCATTTGTAAATCCAAATCCTGAAGAAGTGGCAGTGTTCCCTCATGATACTGCACACTACCACTGGACAGAACATAATTTTGGTCCGCTGTACATTCCTAAAAAAGGTGCAACAGTAAAGATCGATGCGACTACTATTGCTTTCTATGATCGCATTATCAGCGTGTATGAAGGCAATAAGCTGGAAAACAGAAACGGTCAGATCTTTATCAATGACCAACCTGCTACCTCCTATACATTCAAAATGAACTATTACTGGATGATGGGGGATAACCGCGATAACTCACTGGATTCACGTTACTGGGGTTTTGTGCCGGAAGATCATGTGGTAGGTAAAGCGTGGCTGATCTGGATGAGTTATGGTAAAGGCAGTATCCGCTGGAGCCGTTTGTTCAGAACAATTAAGTAG
- a CDS encoding DUF3575 domain-containing protein, with amino-acid sequence MKQIYFLIWLLCCMTTVKAQQKLTGLRVFVNVVSFTEPDGGPALGFEYRIKNNISAALEGQWILYNMNKYNRENYGFRITPDVKYFFPGRHQHYKWFFAAQALYKQVNHYENYIVPHAENGTQVYEELVKYEQQKQVFALGGRFGFQSNFGGKDEKFFFEASVGVGLKWKWKHYTQGPPPETGYKEGDDWFHVDDGGGALPDIPFKVRFGYRF; translated from the coding sequence ATGAAACAAATTTACTTTCTCATATGGCTGCTATGCTGTATGACTACGGTGAAAGCACAACAAAAATTAACAGGGTTACGCGTATTCGTCAATGTAGTCTCCTTTACAGAACCCGATGGCGGACCTGCCCTGGGTTTTGAATATCGTATCAAAAATAATATAAGTGCTGCGCTGGAAGGGCAGTGGATTTTATACAACATGAATAAATACAACAGAGAAAATTATGGCTTTCGCATCACACCGGATGTAAAGTATTTTTTCCCTGGCAGGCATCAACATTATAAATGGTTCTTTGCAGCACAGGCATTATATAAGCAGGTAAATCATTACGAGAATTATATCGTTCCTCATGCTGAAAATGGAACGCAGGTGTATGAAGAACTGGTAAAATACGAACAGCAGAAACAGGTGTTTGCACTGGGAGGTCGTTTTGGATTTCAGTCTAACTTTGGTGGCAAGGATGAAAAGTTTTTCTTCGAAGCATCTGTTGGCGTAGGCTTGAAATGGAAGTGGAAGCACTATACACAGGGGCCGCCGCCGGAAACAGGTTATAAAGAAGGCGATGATTGGTTCCATGTCGATGACGGCGGAGGCGCATTGCCAGACATTCCATTTAAAGTAAGATTCGGATATCGTTTTTAA
- a CDS encoding nuclear transport factor 2 family protein: MKAFFLSCFCLISSHLFAQVADTSALYKAIKTGDSLIFDIGFNTCNLAPYNDIFADDFRFYHDKGGITFGKAAFIESMQTGICKQKNKLERFLVPGTLQVFPLANNGVLYGAIENGDHAFYVTEKDKPRYQTGVARFTIVWLLVDGKWKATEALSYDHRAK; the protein is encoded by the coding sequence ATGAAAGCCTTCTTCCTTAGTTGTTTTTGTTTGATCAGTAGTCATCTGTTCGCACAGGTAGCCGATACCAGCGCCCTTTATAAAGCCATCAAAACGGGTGACAGCCTGATCTTCGACATCGGTTTCAACACGTGTAACCTGGCACCCTACAATGACATCTTCGCAGATGATTTTCGTTTTTATCATGATAAAGGTGGTATCACCTTTGGCAAAGCAGCCTTTATCGAAAGCATGCAAACCGGCATCTGCAAACAAAAGAATAAGTTAGAAAGGTTTTTAGTTCCCGGTACACTACAGGTCTTTCCATTGGCAAACAATGGCGTACTCTATGGTGCTATTGAAAATGGTGACCATGCCTTTTATGTCACAGAGAAAGACAAACCCCGTTACCAGACAGGTGTGGCAAGATTCACGATCGTCTGGCTATTGGTCGATGGAAAGTGGAAAGCGACCGAGGCATTGAGCTATGATCATCGTGCAAAGTAG
- a CDS encoding tetratricopeptide repeat protein — protein MLYIRILCMLVLALLTVHTTYSRTRYSLIPCKTEFPPLCPAITYYHSEGPGGDSSYLHTIKAAIEKEPKEPLFYYALGVIYFNNRQFAEAVSAFEAAADNGYKRDADYYLHIGTACMQSKQYNKGVRHLHRCLDLRPKDTAAIQAIAQNSYVNGDYQQAITYWQQLLNIQPENAFARFMLGKSYIGNGDTKKGGMLCDQATANL, from the coding sequence ATGTTGTATATCCGTATCCTATGTATGCTTGTGCTGGCATTGCTCACTGTGCATACCACTTACAGCCGCACGCGTTATTCTCTGATTCCATGCAAAACGGAATTTCCACCCTTATGTCCAGCTATCACATATTATCATAGTGAAGGTCCAGGTGGCGACAGCTCTTACCTGCATACCATCAAAGCAGCTATAGAAAAAGAACCCAAAGAACCACTTTTCTATTATGCTTTAGGCGTGATCTATTTTAATAACCGGCAGTTTGCCGAAGCCGTATCGGCATTTGAAGCAGCAGCAGACAATGGGTACAAACGGGATGCAGATTATTATCTTCACATAGGTACAGCCTGTATGCAATCCAAACAATATAACAAAGGCGTTCGCCACCTGCATCGCTGTCTGGACCTACGTCCAAAGGATACAGCAGCCATTCAGGCAATCGCGCAGAATAGTTATGTCAACGGCGATTATCAGCAGGCGATCACTTACTGGCAGCAATTGTTAAACATTCAACCAGAAAACGCTTTTGCAAGGTTTATGCTGGGAAAATCATATATCGGTAACGGTGATACAAAGAAAGGAGGGATGTTGTGTGACCAAGCGACTGCAAACTTATAA
- the cysM gene encoding cysteine synthase CysM: MQGKGILDLVGNTPMVTLKNISANPNVTILAKLEGTNPGGSVKDRAAYGMIKGALDRGELKPGIKLIEATSGNTGIALAMIASLFGVEIELVMPEDATRERVLTMEAFGAKVILTPKEQSMEGSIDYANAQVAKGGYHMLNQFGNPDNYNMHYKTTGPEIWRDTEGTVTHFVSAMGTTGTIMGVSKYLKEVNEAVQIVGCQPTDGSKIPGIRKWPEAYLPKIFDRQRVDRIMDIAEDEARAMTRRLAREEGVFCGMSSGGAVSAAERLSKELDKGVIVCIICDRGDRYLSSDLFG, encoded by the coding sequence ATGCAAGGAAAAGGAATATTGGATTTGGTAGGTAATACGCCCATGGTAACGCTGAAGAACATCAGCGCCAATCCGAATGTGACCATTCTGGCCAAGCTGGAAGGCACCAATCCGGGAGGTAGTGTGAAAGACAGAGCGGCCTATGGCATGATCAAAGGTGCGCTGGACAGAGGGGAACTGAAACCCGGTATTAAACTGATAGAAGCGACCAGCGGCAATACAGGTATTGCACTGGCTATGATCGCTAGCCTGTTTGGCGTGGAGATCGAACTGGTAATGCCGGAAGATGCTACCCGCGAAAGAGTGCTGACCATGGAAGCCTTTGGGGCCAAAGTGATCCTCACGCCTAAGGAGCAATCTATGGAAGGGTCTATTGATTATGCCAATGCCCAGGTGGCCAAAGGCGGTTATCATATGCTGAACCAGTTCGGCAACCCTGACAACTACAACATGCACTATAAAACCACAGGACCTGAAATATGGAGAGATACCGAAGGTACGGTGACCCATTTTGTAAGTGCTATGGGTACTACAGGTACCATTATGGGTGTGTCTAAATACCTGAAGGAGGTGAATGAAGCAGTACAGATCGTAGGTTGTCAGCCAACGGATGGGTCAAAGATACCAGGTATCCGCAAATGGCCGGAAGCTTACCTGCCAAAGATCTTTGATCGCCAGCGGGTAGACAGGATCATGGATATAGCGGAAGACGAGGCAAGAGCCATGACGAGGAGACTAGCCAGGGAAGAAGGGGTATTTTGTGGCATGAGTAGTGGTGGTGCGGTGTCTGCGGCAGAGCGGTTATCGAAGGAGCTGGATAAAGGAGTGATTGTTTGTATTATTTGTGACAGGGGAGACCGTTATTTGTCTTCTGACTTATTTGGTTGA
- a CDS encoding alpha/beta hydrolase, with the protein MAKHLYLLSGMGSDERVFQNISFPDQYIVHFIPWLTPLPDETLAGYTSRMTAHIPADEDITLVGVSLGGILSVEIARQRPVSKVILISSIKTTAERPVYFNLVRRTRLLSLLALPDAILFGKHRDLMIPFFLNAESPAEKELLLDYARNTDFVYLRWAIKILIGWENEVVPSSLVHIHGGKDLTLPISTVKADYVIPDGGHFMVYNRAKEITDILKKELN; encoded by the coding sequence ATGGCCAAACACCTATACTTGTTAAGTGGTATGGGCTCCGATGAACGGGTGTTTCAGAACATTTCTTTTCCGGATCAGTATATCGTCCATTTTATTCCCTGGCTCACCCCACTGCCGGATGAAACCCTTGCCGGCTACACTTCCCGCATGACAGCACATATCCCTGCCGATGAAGATATAACCCTGGTGGGTGTATCTCTGGGAGGTATTCTATCAGTCGAAATAGCCCGCCAGCGCCCTGTGAGCAAAGTGATCCTGATCAGCAGTATCAAGACTACCGCCGAGCGCCCTGTCTATTTCAACCTGGTACGACGTACCCGCCTGCTGTCATTACTGGCTTTGCCGGATGCCATCCTTTTTGGAAAGCACCGGGACCTGATGATCCCCTTCTTTTTGAATGCGGAATCACCGGCAGAGAAGGAACTACTACTGGATTATGCGAGGAATACGGACTTTGTGTACCTCCGTTGGGCCATTAAGATCCTCATCGGTTGGGAAAATGAAGTTGTACCTTCCTCCCTGGTGCACATCCATGGCGGTAAAGACCTAACTTTACCGATCAGTACTGTCAAAGCGGATTACGTGATCCCCGATGGTGGTCACTTTATGGTATATAACCGGGCAAAGGAAATTACCGATATACTAAAAAAAGAGCTGAACTAA
- a CDS encoding sigma-54 dependent transcriptional regulator: protein MANILIIDDEKSIRKTLSEILSYEGYKVDEAADGAEGFKMFREKQYDAVLCDIKMPKMDGLEFLEKAKEANPDVPIVMVSGHGNIDTAVDAVKKGAYDYISKPPDLNRLLVTLRNAMDKSTLVAETKVLRRKVNRTQEMIGQSAPILKIKETIEKVAPTDARVLVTGENGVGKELVARWLHERSNRASGPIVEVNCAAIPSELIESELFGHEKGSFTSAVKQRIGKFEQASGGTLFLDEIGDMSLSAQAKVLRALQEGKITRVGGDKEISVDVRVVAATNKDLLKEVEDKNFRLDLYHRLSVILIHVPSLNDRRDDIPALVEHFLESACQEYGMAKKGIEKDAMKALQNHNWSGNIRELGNVVARLVILSGKTITSEDVVDYVVPNREKKKVNA from the coding sequence ATGGCCAACATTCTGATAATAGATGACGAAAAGAGTATCCGCAAAACACTGTCGGAGATCTTAAGCTATGAAGGTTACAAGGTAGACGAAGCTGCTGACGGCGCTGAAGGCTTTAAGATGTTCAGGGAAAAGCAGTATGATGCGGTCCTTTGCGATATTAAAATGCCTAAAATGGATGGGCTGGAATTTCTGGAAAAAGCAAAAGAAGCAAATCCGGATGTTCCCATTGTGATGGTGTCAGGCCATGGCAATATCGATACAGCGGTGGATGCCGTGAAAAAGGGAGCCTATGATTATATCTCCAAACCTCCGGATCTGAACAGGTTGTTAGTCACCCTGCGCAACGCGATGGACAAAAGTACCCTGGTGGCAGAAACCAAAGTACTCCGCCGCAAAGTGAACAGAACCCAGGAAATGATCGGCCAGTCAGCTCCTATCCTGAAGATCAAAGAAACCATCGAAAAGGTGGCGCCTACCGATGCCCGCGTACTGGTAACCGGTGAAAACGGGGTAGGTAAGGAGCTGGTAGCCCGCTGGCTTCATGAGCGTAGTAACCGCGCTTCCGGCCCTATCGTAGAAGTGAACTGCGCTGCTATTCCCAGCGAACTGATAGAAAGTGAGCTCTTTGGTCATGAAAAAGGTTCCTTCACCTCTGCCGTAAAGCAACGTATCGGTAAATTCGAACAGGCAAGCGGTGGTACCCTCTTCCTCGATGAAATTGGCGATATGAGCCTCAGCGCCCAGGCCAAGGTACTCCGTGCCCTGCAGGAAGGTAAGATCACCCGTGTAGGTGGCGATAAGGAAATCAGCGTAGACGTTCGTGTGGTAGCGGCTACCAACAAGGACCTGCTGAAAGAAGTGGAAGACAAGAACTTCCGTCTGGACCTTTATCACCGTCTTTCCGTGATCCTGATCCACGTACCATCTCTGAACGATCGTCGTGACGACATCCCTGCCCTGGTAGAACACTTCCTGGAAAGTGCCTGTCAGGAATACGGTATGGCAAAGAAAGGTATCGAGAAGGATGCCATGAAAGCGCTTCAAAACCACAACTGGTCCGGTAATATCCGTGAACTGGGCAACGTGGTAGCGAGATTGGTCATTCTTTCCGGCAAGACCATCACTTCTGAAGATGTAGTGGACTATGTAGTTCCTAACAGAGAAAAGAAGAAAGTGAATGCATAA
- a CDS encoding acetyl-CoA C-acyltransferase encodes MKDVFIVAAVRTPIGSFNGALSTLPATRMGAIVIKAALEKAGVAPGAVNELFMGNVLSANLGQAPANQASIYAGLPDTVPCTTVNKVCASGMKSIMLGAQSIMLGDNDVVVAGGMENMSAVPYYLDKGRNGYKLGHGTLSDGIIRDGLWDPYKDFHMGNAAEICATEYKISREEQDEYASRSYKLAAAAFENGYFKDEIVPVEIPGKTVVTVAEDEDYKKVNFEKIPTLKPTFQKDGTITAANASNINDGAAALVLVSGEKLKELGLKPLAKIISFADASQAPEWFTTTPVKAVNNALKKAGMTIDQMDFAEINEAFSCVPIANQRDLGLDMNKVNVWGGAVALGHPIGCSGARIVVTLNSILHQHNAKYGVAGICNGGGGASAIIIERV; translated from the coding sequence ATGAAAGACGTATTTATAGTCGCCGCTGTGCGTACCCCCATAGGCTCGTTTAATGGCGCTTTGTCGACTCTGCCAGCTACCCGGATGGGAGCAATTGTAATCAAAGCCGCTTTGGAAAAAGCCGGTGTGGCACCAGGTGCTGTCAATGAATTATTTATGGGCAATGTACTCAGTGCCAACCTGGGACAGGCACCTGCCAACCAGGCAAGTATTTATGCCGGTTTACCGGATACAGTACCCTGTACTACGGTGAATAAAGTGTGTGCATCCGGCATGAAATCCATCATGCTGGGCGCCCAGAGTATTATGCTGGGTGATAATGATGTGGTTGTGGCTGGTGGAATGGAGAATATGAGTGCAGTACCTTACTACCTGGATAAGGGGAGGAACGGGTATAAGTTAGGCCATGGCACCTTGTCGGATGGCATCATCCGCGATGGGCTCTGGGATCCTTACAAAGATTTTCACATGGGCAATGCCGCTGAGATCTGTGCCACTGAATACAAGATATCGCGGGAGGAACAGGACGAATATGCCTCGCGTAGTTACAAACTTGCCGCAGCAGCATTTGAGAATGGATACTTTAAAGACGAGATCGTACCAGTAGAAATCCCCGGAAAAACAGTCGTTACAGTCGCCGAAGATGAAGATTATAAAAAGGTTAACTTCGAAAAGATCCCAACACTAAAACCCACATTCCAGAAAGACGGTACCATTACAGCAGCAAATGCTTCCAATATTAATGATGGAGCGGCCGCCCTCGTATTGGTAAGTGGAGAGAAGCTGAAAGAACTCGGTCTGAAGCCATTGGCAAAAATCATCAGCTTTGCAGATGCCTCGCAGGCACCGGAGTGGTTCACCACTACACCGGTAAAGGCGGTGAATAATGCACTGAAGAAAGCAGGTATGACAATTGACCAGATGGATTTTGCTGAGATCAATGAAGCATTTTCCTGTGTGCCGATTGCGAACCAGCGGGATCTGGGCCTGGATATGAACAAAGTAAATGTGTGGGGTGGAGCGGTGGCTTTAGGGCATCCGATCGGGTGTAGTGGAGCAAGGATCGTAGTAACCCTGAATTCCATTTTGCATCAGCATAATGCGAAGTATGGTGTAGCCGGGATCTGTAATGGGGGAGGAGGAGCGAGTGCTATCATCATCGAAAGAGTATAA
- a CDS encoding serine O-acetyltransferase, with the protein MQQLLEELRRRHQQAAATAYPSTSAVNEFANNFINWLFPEYQGKVMPDVVLLEEYAHMLQSSLQHLLQPMQPQLPADAAKLSQQFMAQAPDIYDSLNKDAEALLQGDPAATCLYEVIRAYPGFYAIAFYRIAHALQKLHVPLLPRMITEQAHSRTGIDIHPAAVIAPYFCMDHGTGIVIGETTEIGAHVKLYQGVTLGALSVDKDMARSKRHPTIEDHVVIYAGATILGGDTVVGHHSIIGGNVWLIKSTDPFSRIYYRADGSMNTVNV; encoded by the coding sequence ATGCAACAACTTTTAGAAGAATTAAGGAGAAGGCATCAGCAAGCTGCTGCAACCGCCTATCCCTCGACTAGCGCTGTAAACGAGTTTGCGAATAACTTTATCAACTGGTTATTTCCTGAATATCAGGGGAAAGTAATGCCAGATGTGGTGTTGTTAGAAGAATATGCGCATATGTTGCAATCCTCATTGCAACACCTTTTACAACCCATGCAACCACAATTGCCTGCGGATGCTGCAAAGCTGAGCCAGCAATTTATGGCGCAGGCGCCAGATATTTATGATTCACTGAATAAAGATGCAGAAGCATTGTTGCAGGGTGACCCTGCCGCTACCTGCCTTTATGAGGTAATCAGGGCATATCCCGGGTTTTATGCGATTGCATTTTACCGCATAGCCCATGCTTTACAAAAACTGCACGTCCCCCTCCTGCCCCGTATGATCACGGAACAGGCGCATAGCCGTACTGGTATCGACATTCACCCTGCTGCGGTCATCGCTCCTTACTTCTGCATGGACCATGGCACTGGTATCGTGATCGGTGAAACCACTGAAATCGGGGCGCATGTAAAACTGTATCAAGGTGTTACATTAGGCGCCCTGAGTGTAGACAAGGATATGGCGAGGAGCAAAAGACACCCGACTATCGAAGATCATGTTGTAATTTATGCCGGCGCCACCATTTTGGGTGGAGATACGGTGGTAGGTCACCACAGCATTATCGGTGGTAATGTATGGCTCATCAAAAGCACAGACCCTTTCAGCAGGATCTACTATAGGGCGGACGGGAGTATGAACACAGTGAACGTGTGA
- the cdd gene encoding cytidine deaminase, giving the protein MDKQKFTFEYTSYKDSSELSPADEKLLNEARKVTENAYAPYSNFYVGAIIQLENGATVPGTNQENASYPVGICAERTALSTASSLYPGVGIDTIAVSYNNKNGGKNDAPISPCGICRQTISEYENRQHKPIRIIMSGQSGKVYILQTAQYLLPFGFTAEDME; this is encoded by the coding sequence ATGGACAAACAAAAATTCACATTCGAATATACCTCATACAAAGATAGTAGCGAGCTCTCCCCGGCAGATGAAAAACTGCTCAACGAAGCCCGCAAAGTCACAGAAAACGCCTATGCACCTTATTCCAATTTTTATGTAGGCGCCATCATTCAATTAGAAAATGGGGCAACCGTACCCGGTACCAACCAGGAAAACGCAAGTTACCCAGTAGGCATCTGTGCAGAAAGAACTGCACTGTCCACTGCGTCTTCCTTATACCCCGGCGTAGGCATCGATACCATTGCTGTTAGTTATAACAACAAGAACGGTGGTAAGAACGACGCCCCCATTTCTCCCTGTGGCATCTGCCGTCAGACCATTTCTGAATATGAAAACAGGCAACATAAACCTATCCGTATTATTATGAGTGGACAGAGTGGAAAAGTGTACATTCTGCAGACAGCACAATACCTGCTGCCATTCGGATTCACCGCAGAAGATATGGAGTAG